In Pantoea phytobeneficialis, one genomic interval encodes:
- the treZ gene encoding malto-oligosyltrehalose trehalohydrolase, which translates to MESNTFNKSWGAEYAPDGSVRFRLWASGQRSVTLRLAGVDHVMETSGNGWFTWQESHVTPGTPYQYLLADGTLVPDPASRAQQSDVNGPSLVINPNHYPWQHPDWTGRRWEESVFYELHIGTFTPQGTFQAAIEKLPHLAELGITMIELLPVAQFGGNRGWGYDGVLLYAPHSAYGTPDELRALVDAAHGLGILVVLDIVLNHFGPEGNYLPLLSPDFFHQQRMTPWGAAIAYDVAPARHYIVEAPLYWLKEFRFDGLRFDAIDQIKDPSGQHVLLEIAERIRQEISDRQIHLTTEDSRNVIFLHPRDPDGSAPLFTGEWNDDFHNAIHVLATGETHAYYTDFADQPEKLLARILTQGFAYQGEVSPHSGKPRGVDSSGQPPVAFVDFIQNHDQVGNRAQGDRLLTLAGKARTQALFATLLLAPHIPLLFMGEEYGETHPFLFFTDFHGDLAKAVREGRAREFTGHAGHEADSVPDPNARNTFVKSKLDWSKTSGSEGQAWLALTRQLLALRQQHIVPLLNHTPKGRVITIAPGLVAVSWHFPAGTLSLALNIGEQAQPLPALPGTTLFSSTPVTASLPPNSVIVRLALEDQP; encoded by the coding sequence ATGGAGTCCAATACCTTTAACAAAAGTTGGGGTGCTGAGTATGCACCAGACGGCAGCGTGCGCTTTCGCCTCTGGGCCTCCGGCCAGCGCAGCGTCACACTGCGTCTGGCAGGCGTTGATCATGTGATGGAGACCAGTGGCAACGGCTGGTTTACATGGCAGGAGAGCCATGTGACGCCAGGTACGCCTTATCAGTATCTGCTGGCCGATGGCACGCTGGTGCCCGATCCCGCCTCACGCGCGCAACAATCCGATGTGAATGGCCCCTCGCTGGTGATTAATCCCAACCACTATCCCTGGCAGCACCCTGACTGGACCGGACGCCGCTGGGAAGAGAGTGTTTTCTACGAGTTGCATATCGGCACTTTTACACCGCAGGGCACGTTTCAGGCGGCGATTGAAAAGCTGCCGCACCTGGCGGAACTGGGCATCACCATGATTGAGCTACTGCCGGTTGCGCAGTTTGGCGGTAACCGTGGCTGGGGTTATGACGGCGTGCTGCTCTATGCCCCCCATTCGGCCTACGGCACGCCCGATGAGCTGCGGGCGCTGGTGGATGCCGCGCACGGGTTGGGTATCTTAGTGGTACTGGATATCGTGCTTAACCACTTTGGCCCGGAAGGCAATTATCTGCCGCTGTTATCACCGGATTTTTTCCACCAGCAACGGATGACGCCCTGGGGGGCCGCAATCGCCTATGATGTCGCGCCGGCACGTCACTACATTGTCGAAGCGCCCTTGTACTGGCTGAAAGAATTCCGCTTTGATGGCCTGCGCTTTGACGCCATCGACCAGATCAAAGACCCATCCGGGCAACACGTATTGCTGGAAATCGCTGAGCGTATTCGTCAGGAGATCAGCGACCGGCAGATTCATCTCACCACCGAAGACAGTCGCAACGTTATTTTTCTGCATCCACGCGACCCGGACGGCAGCGCGCCACTGTTTACCGGCGAGTGGAATGATGACTTCCATAACGCGATTCATGTCCTCGCCACCGGTGAAACCCATGCGTACTACACCGATTTTGCCGACCAGCCGGAAAAACTGCTGGCCCGCATCCTGACGCAGGGCTTTGCTTATCAGGGCGAAGTCTCGCCCCACAGCGGCAAGCCACGCGGAGTGGACAGTTCCGGGCAACCGCCGGTGGCTTTTGTCGATTTTATTCAAAACCACGACCAGGTCGGCAACCGCGCCCAGGGTGACAGGCTGCTTACCCTCGCCGGAAAGGCTCGCACTCAGGCATTGTTTGCCACCTTGCTGCTCGCACCACATATTCCATTGCTGTTTATGGGTGAGGAGTATGGCGAGACGCACCCTTTTCTGTTCTTCACCGATTTCCACGGTGATCTGGCAAAAGCCGTACGCGAGGGGCGTGCCCGCGAGTTTACCGGCCATGCCGGACATGAGGCTGACAGCGTGCCGGACCCAAATGCCCGCAACACCTTTGTGAAGTCGAAGCTCGACTGGTCGAAAACCAGCGGCAGCGAGGGACAAGCGTGGCTGGCGTTGACCCGGCAACTGCTGGCGTTGCGTCAGCAACATATCGTGCCATTACTGAATCACACGCCCAAGGGCCGGGTTATCACCATCGCGCCAGGTTTGGTTGCAGTCAGTTGGCATTTTCCCGCAGGGACCCTGTCGCTGGCGCTGAATATCGGCGAGCAAGCACAGCCGCTGCCAGCGCTGCCCGGTACTACCCTGTTTAGCTCGACTCCGGTGACCGCTTCGTTGCCACCCAATTCGGTGATCGTACGGCTGGCGCTGGAGGATCAACCATGA
- a CDS encoding 2,4'-dihydroxyacetophenone dioxygenase family protein, with amino-acid sequence MKRNDTSPDAETLRRMPYQFSQPAEMVPDLVIPNAVPLDDRIWVPQAENVWFRPLCLNRSAGYWMNLLKVRKSGVLSRHRHPAPVHAFVLKGRWRYLEHDWEAVEGGYVFEPPGETHTLVVDPDVEEMITLFQVHGCMYYVDPWGEHIGFEDVFTKIAMCREHYDAVGLGSDFVDQFIR; translated from the coding sequence ATGAAGCGTAATGACACCTCACCGGACGCAGAAACCCTGCGTCGTATGCCTTATCAGTTCAGCCAGCCCGCCGAAATGGTGCCGGACCTGGTCATCCCGAACGCGGTACCACTGGACGACCGTATCTGGGTGCCCCAGGCAGAAAACGTCTGGTTTCGCCCGCTATGCCTCAACCGGTCTGCCGGTTACTGGATGAACTTGCTGAAAGTACGCAAGTCCGGGGTGCTGAGTCGTCACCGTCATCCTGCCCCGGTTCATGCTTTTGTGCTGAAAGGACGCTGGCGCTATCTCGAACATGACTGGGAAGCGGTAGAAGGCGGTTACGTCTTCGAACCGCCAGGCGAGACGCATACGTTGGTGGTTGACCCGGACGTGGAAGAGATGATCACCCTGTTCCAGGTACATGGCTGTATGTATTACGTCGATCCCTGGGGAGAGCATATTGGGTTCGAGGATGTGTTCACTAAAATCGCGATGTGCCGTGAGCACTACGACGCGGTCGGATTGGGTAGCGATTTTGTCGATCAATTTATTCGTTAG
- the treY gene encoding malto-oligosyltrehalose synthase, which translates to MTIPTATYRIQFRDGMTFDRAARLVPYLKKLGVSHLYASPIFTATTHSTHGYDVTRATQIDPALGGRAGFDRLVQALQNAGLGLILDIVPNHMAASLENPWWRDVIAHGEHSRYAHFFDIDWSRPLTLPFLGTPFSEALEKGEISVKADPLTGLPAFAYYDNVYPLTLDSWQGLNLQDKVDLTALHERQPYRLMSWTDAPRDLSYRRFFEITGLVGVRVEDPEVFDATHQLILELVHSGAVNGLRIDHIDGLADPKGYLTRLRQQVGPACYITVEKILAGDEALAADWPVSGTTGYEFIAALADALVAGPGIQALRHAYNAVTGKSLNMDAELRAAKALMVDRNFAGEFTRLLALAQQLVATDSLENDLRELLLAFPVYRTYATAAGLPATDDLLLQKIVAQIGADTPLTRLFRGTAPDDATALFRTRFQQLSGPLMAKSVEDTLFFRQSVALALNEVGAEPLAGDFSPTRFHRAMQARQQQQPAGLSSTSTHDTKRGEDARARLYALSEAPERWAAAVARWRQLHQPFVRQLRDGPAPEPAVEWLLYQALAGVWPVTLKPDDAPALQALETRFIDFVEKALREAKLRTDWAEDNQHYEQTVLAYARQLLSPDNPDFLQDFTTTLQPFIHAGLANSLSQTLIKLVAPGVPDIYQGSEALNFSLVDPDNRQPPDFARLQQMLAESPPYSWLNGQIKQQAIAALLSVRQQHAPLFDTGAYLPLATSRDDVIAFARTDGDAALLVVVPRLPFTAFQGQLPHPLPRAPIDLPASLTARRYRDVLQGGEIDVGDTLISAEPYLVLFSSSQ; encoded by the coding sequence ATGACCATTCCAACCGCAACTTACCGCATTCAGTTTCGTGACGGCATGACGTTTGATCGTGCCGCCAGGCTGGTGCCTTATCTGAAAAAGTTGGGCGTGAGCCATCTGTATGCCTCCCCCATTTTCACCGCTACCACCCATTCCACCCACGGTTATGATGTTACGCGGGCCACGCAAATTGACCCGGCATTAGGTGGACGGGCGGGTTTTGATCGCCTGGTGCAGGCACTGCAAAACGCCGGTCTGGGGCTGATCCTCGATATCGTGCCCAATCATATGGCGGCTTCGCTGGAAAATCCGTGGTGGCGTGATGTTATCGCGCACGGCGAGCACAGCCGCTACGCGCATTTCTTTGATATTGACTGGTCGCGCCCGCTGACGCTGCCGTTTCTCGGCACACCTTTTTCCGAAGCGTTGGAAAAGGGAGAAATCAGCGTCAAAGCCGATCCCCTCACCGGTCTGCCCGCTTTCGCGTATTACGACAATGTTTACCCACTGACACTGGATAGCTGGCAGGGGCTAAATCTTCAGGACAAGGTGGACCTTACCGCGCTGCACGAACGCCAGCCCTATCGGCTGATGAGCTGGACCGATGCACCGCGCGATCTTTCGTATCGGCGTTTTTTCGAAATCACCGGGCTGGTCGGCGTGCGGGTCGAAGACCCGGAAGTATTTGACGCAACCCATCAGCTGATTCTCGAACTGGTGCACAGCGGTGCGGTCAACGGGTTACGTATCGATCATATTGATGGTCTGGCCGACCCCAAAGGTTATCTGACACGACTGCGTCAGCAGGTCGGCCCGGCGTGCTATATCACGGTGGAGAAAATTCTGGCAGGCGATGAAGCGCTGGCCGCAGACTGGCCGGTATCTGGCACCACCGGTTATGAATTTATCGCCGCCCTCGCCGATGCGCTGGTCGCCGGCCCTGGCATTCAGGCGCTGCGCCACGCTTACAACGCGGTAACCGGCAAGTCACTGAATATGGACGCTGAATTACGGGCGGCGAAAGCGCTGATGGTTGATCGCAATTTCGCAGGCGAATTTACCCGGCTGCTGGCACTGGCGCAGCAACTGGTCGCCACTGACTCACTGGAGAACGATCTACGTGAATTGCTGCTGGCCTTCCCGGTATATCGCACCTATGCCACCGCTGCGGGGTTACCTGCGACTGATGACCTGCTGCTGCAAAAAATTGTGGCGCAAATCGGGGCGGATACCCCGCTAACCCGGCTTTTTCGCGGTACGGCGCCGGATGACGCCACCGCGCTGTTTCGCACCCGCTTTCAGCAACTTAGCGGCCCGCTGATGGCAAAATCGGTAGAGGACACCCTTTTCTTCCGTCAAAGCGTGGCGCTGGCGTTGAATGAAGTGGGTGCAGAGCCACTGGCAGGTGACTTCTCGCCAACCCGTTTCCACCGCGCAATGCAGGCACGACAGCAACAACAACCCGCCGGACTTTCCAGCACCTCCACCCATGATACCAAGCGCGGCGAAGATGCCCGCGCCCGTTTGTATGCCCTCAGCGAAGCGCCAGAGCGCTGGGCAGCCGCGGTGGCGCGCTGGCGACAGCTGCATCAGCCATTCGTCCGGCAGTTGCGCGATGGCCCGGCCCCGGAACCGGCGGTGGAGTGGCTGCTGTATCAGGCGCTGGCAGGGGTGTGGCCGGTAACGCTGAAACCCGATGACGCGCCAGCATTACAGGCGCTGGAAACACGTTTTATTGATTTTGTCGAAAAAGCCCTGCGCGAAGCGAAACTGCGCACCGACTGGGCGGAGGACAATCAACACTATGAACAGACGGTGCTGGCCTACGCCCGTCAGTTACTGTCGCCCGACAACCCGGACTTTTTGCAGGATTTCACCACCACGCTCCAACCGTTTATTCATGCCGGGCTGGCAAACAGCCTGAGTCAGACGCTGATCAAGCTGGTCGCACCAGGCGTGCCGGATATCTATCAGGGGAGCGAAGCACTGAATTTTAGTCTGGTCGATCCCGACAACCGTCAGCCACCCGATTTTGCCCGGCTACAACAGATGCTGGCTGAGTCGCCGCCCTACAGCTGGCTCAATGGCCAGATAAAACAACAGGCGATCGCCGCGTTACTGTCTGTGCGCCAGCAACATGCGCCGTTGTTTGACACCGGTGCTTATCTGCCGCTGGCAACCTCACGGGACGATGTGATTGCCTTTGCGCGCACCGACGGAGACGCAGCGCTGTTGGTGGTGGTGCCGCGTCTGCCGTTCACGGCGTTTCAGGGGCAGTTGCCGCATCCGCTGCCGCGGGCACCGATTGATCTGCCCGCATCGCTGACTGCACGCCGCTACCGTGACGTGCTGCAAGGCGGCGAAATTGACGTGGGCGATACGTTGATCAGCGCTGAGCCTTACCTGGTTTTATTTAGCAGCTCACAATAA
- the glgX gene encoding glycogen debranching protein GlgX codes for MSHTKPGVITAGYSYPLGANFDGDGVNFALFSAHAERVELCLYDDSGQHEIARFDLPEYTHEVWHGYIPGLQPGALYGYRVHGPFDPENGHRFNPHKLLLDPYARDLSGDIAWNEAHFAYDLHHDGEDKDLTFDTHDSAAFTPKCRVIDPNEFDWHDQNRPVIPWSQAIIYETHVKGFTQLNPAIPEALRGTYDGMSHRASVNYLKSLGITSVELLPVHWFPDDQHLLDKGLKNFWGYNTLNFFSPAARYFGPRGIQGFRDMVRALHDAGIEVILDVVYNHTAEGNELGPTLSFKGIDNYSYYRTLADQHRYYVNDTGTGNTVNTSHPRVLQMIMDSLRYWAESMHIDGFRFDLGTILGREPGGFDPRGGFFDAMTQDPVLGKLKLIGEPWDIGPGGYQVGAFPPGWAEWNDKYRDTVREYWKGDNVSSDFAARLLGSGDLYDQRGRRPWASINFITAHDGFTLNDLVSYNEKHNEANGEENNDGHNDNRSYNYGAEGPTDDEHINAVRERQKRNFLATLLFSHGTPMMLAGDEFGRSQMGNNNGYCQDSEISWVHWENLPASADALREFTRQLIRLRASQPLLHRENWRDGMVIEWFNAGGGLQQSEHWEEGTTLGMYIGRPDLQTVEGIWHDVLMLFNPFEGNVPFRIPQFGEGGWVLELSTSDNYQPGLVITKEKDFELEGRSLALFRRP; via the coding sequence ATGTCACACACCAAACCTGGCGTTATTACCGCCGGTTACAGCTATCCGCTGGGGGCCAATTTCGATGGTGATGGGGTGAACTTTGCCCTGTTCTCCGCGCACGCTGAGCGCGTCGAACTCTGCCTGTACGATGACAGTGGACAGCATGAAATCGCCAGATTTGACCTGCCGGAGTACACCCATGAAGTCTGGCATGGTTATATTCCTGGCCTGCAACCTGGCGCGCTATATGGTTATCGCGTACACGGTCCGTTTGATCCGGAAAATGGTCACCGTTTTAACCCGCATAAGCTGCTGCTGGACCCCTACGCCCGTGATCTTTCCGGTGATATCGCCTGGAACGAGGCGCATTTCGCCTATGATTTACATCACGACGGCGAAGACAAGGATCTGACGTTTGATACCCACGACAGCGCCGCCTTTACACCAAAATGTCGGGTTATCGATCCCAACGAATTCGACTGGCACGACCAAAACCGCCCCGTTATCCCCTGGTCGCAGGCCATCATCTATGAAACCCATGTCAAAGGCTTCACCCAGCTTAACCCGGCCATTCCTGAAGCGCTGCGTGGCACCTATGACGGCATGTCGCATCGCGCGTCGGTGAATTATCTCAAAAGCCTGGGCATCACCTCGGTCGAGTTATTGCCGGTGCACTGGTTTCCCGACGACCAGCATCTGCTGGATAAGGGACTGAAAAACTTCTGGGGTTACAACACGCTGAACTTCTTTTCCCCTGCGGCGCGCTATTTTGGCCCACGCGGTATCCAGGGGTTTCGCGATATGGTACGCGCGCTACACGATGCCGGTATCGAGGTGATTCTTGATGTGGTGTATAACCACACGGCGGAGGGCAACGAACTGGGACCGACCCTGTCGTTTAAAGGCATCGACAACTACTCCTATTACCGCACCCTGGCGGATCAGCATCGTTACTACGTTAACGACACCGGCACCGGTAATACCGTCAACACCTCACACCCACGAGTGTTGCAGATGATTATGGATTCCCTGCGCTATTGGGCTGAATCGATGCATATCGATGGTTTTCGCTTCGATCTTGGCACCATTCTGGGACGTGAACCCGGAGGGTTCGACCCACGCGGCGGCTTTTTTGATGCCATGACCCAGGACCCGGTGTTAGGGAAACTGAAACTGATCGGTGAACCCTGGGATATCGGCCCTGGCGGTTATCAGGTTGGCGCATTTCCACCTGGCTGGGCGGAGTGGAACGACAAATATCGTGACACGGTACGTGAATACTGGAAAGGCGACAATGTCTCCAGCGATTTTGCCGCGCGTCTGCTCGGATCCGGCGATTTGTATGATCAACGTGGTCGCCGCCCGTGGGCCAGCATCAATTTTATCACCGCCCATGACGGCTTTACCCTGAATGACCTGGTGTCGTACAACGAAAAACACAATGAGGCCAACGGCGAAGAGAACAACGACGGTCACAACGACAATCGTTCGTATAATTACGGCGCAGAAGGCCCAACCGACGACGAACACATCAATGCGGTGCGTGAACGCCAGAAGCGCAATTTTCTCGCTACCCTGCTGTTTTCCCACGGTACCCCCATGATGCTGGCCGGTGACGAGTTTGGCCGCAGCCAGATGGGCAACAATAACGGTTACTGCCAGGACAGCGAAATCTCGTGGGTTCACTGGGAAAACCTGCCCGCCAGCGCCGACGCGCTGCGCGAATTTACTCGCCAGCTTATTCGGTTGCGCGCCAGTCAGCCGCTGCTGCATCGCGAGAACTGGCGCGACGGCATGGTGATTGAATGGTTCAACGCCGGTGGCGGCCTGCAACAGTCGGAGCACTGGGAAGAAGGCACGACCCTCGGCATGTATATTGGCCGTCCCGACCTGCAAACCGTTGAGGGTATCTGGCATGACGTGTTGATGCTGTTTAACCCATTTGAAGGCAACGTGCCGTTCCGTATCCCACAGTTTGGTGAAGGAGGCTGGGTGCTGGAACTGAGTACCAGCGACAATTATCAACCCGGATTAGTGATCACCAAAGAGAAAGATTTCGAGCTGGAAGGCCGCAGCCTCGCGCTGTTCAGACGCCCCTGA
- a CDS encoding SDR family NAD(P)-dependent oxidoreductase translates to MTFHPTLFAGKTALVTGGTSGIGAGIVSQLASLGAEVIAAGVGSEQHQLAASERVRIQELDVRDNQAIMDVFGALPQLDLLVNCAGIISRGREHEVEVFEKVIDINLSGTMRCCRAAREKLAQSQGCIVNTASMLSFFGGGLVPGYSASKGGIMQLTKSLAIAWAEEGIRVNAVAPGWIATPLTQALQDDPQRAQPILSRTPLKRWGQPDDVAQAVTFLCSPAASFITGIILPVDGGYLTA, encoded by the coding sequence ATGACTTTTCACCCGACATTGTTTGCCGGGAAAACCGCGCTGGTCACGGGGGGCACCAGTGGCATCGGCGCCGGTATTGTCAGCCAGCTTGCCAGCCTCGGTGCGGAGGTGATCGCGGCGGGTGTCGGCAGCGAGCAGCATCAGTTAGCCGCCAGCGAACGGGTTCGCATTCAGGAACTGGATGTGCGTGATAACCAGGCGATCATGGATGTGTTCGGCGCGTTACCGCAACTCGACCTGTTGGTGAACTGTGCCGGGATTATCAGCCGGGGCAGGGAGCATGAGGTGGAGGTGTTTGAAAAAGTGATTGATATTAACCTCAGCGGAACAATGCGCTGTTGTCGTGCCGCGCGTGAAAAGTTGGCGCAAAGCCAGGGGTGTATCGTTAATACTGCGTCGATGCTGAGTTTTTTTGGTGGCGGTTTGGTTCCGGGGTACAGCGCCAGCAAGGGCGGGATTATGCAGCTCACCAAGTCACTGGCGATTGCCTGGGCGGAGGAGGGAATCCGCGTTAATGCCGTTGCGCCGGGGTGGATTGCAACACCATTAACCCAGGCGTTGCAGGATGATCCGCAACGTGCGCAACCGATTCTGTCACGCACGCCGCTGAAACGTTGGGGCCAGCCGGACGATGTGGCACAGGCGGTGACCTTCCTGTGCAGTCCGGCGGCGTCGTTTATTACCGGGATTATTTTACCGGTGGATGGCGGGTATTTAACCGCGTAA
- a CDS encoding LysR family transcriptional regulator, with protein sequence MDQLLAIRAFARVVEAGNFTRAADSLDMPNATLSKLVQELEAHLGIRLLQRTTRRVTVTAEGRDYYEKALRIVRDLEDIDASFNVVSSRLRGHLRIDVGGSTARDVLIPALPDFLARYPDIRIDLGVSDRAVDLISDNVDCVIRGGPLSDSSLIARHIGNATMITCATPGYLKAFGVPAYPDELKNGHRLISYLSPQSGRPFPFRFMREGERTEIKSEHRIGVNESNAHLAAALAGLGIIQTFTYATAEAQQRGALVEILKPWRPAAYPFHVVYPQNRHVTQRLRVFIDWLIAVFPQRLRGV encoded by the coding sequence ATGGATCAACTGCTGGCGATCAGGGCGTTTGCCCGCGTGGTGGAAGCGGGGAATTTTACCCGCGCGGCGGATTCACTCGATATGCCGAATGCTACCTTGAGCAAGCTGGTGCAGGAGCTGGAGGCGCATCTGGGGATTCGCTTGCTGCAACGCACCACGCGCCGCGTCACGGTGACGGCGGAAGGGCGCGATTACTACGAAAAAGCGCTGCGTATCGTGCGCGACCTGGAGGATATCGATGCGTCGTTTAACGTGGTCAGCAGCCGTTTGCGTGGACATCTGCGCATTGATGTTGGCGGCTCAACCGCCCGCGATGTGCTGATTCCGGCGCTCCCCGATTTTCTCGCGCGTTATCCTGATATCCGCATTGATCTGGGGGTGTCGGATCGCGCAGTGGATTTGATCAGCGACAACGTCGATTGCGTGATTCGCGGTGGGCCGCTGAGCGATTCATCGTTGATCGCCCGCCATATCGGCAATGCCACCATGATTACCTGCGCCACACCCGGCTATCTGAAAGCTTTTGGCGTGCCAGCTTACCCGGATGAGTTAAAAAACGGCCACCGGTTGATCAGCTACCTGTCACCACAAAGTGGGCGTCCGTTTCCGTTTCGCTTTATGCGTGAGGGGGAGAGAACCGAGATCAAGAGCGAGCACCGTATCGGTGTCAACGAGAGCAACGCACATCTGGCGGCGGCATTGGCCGGGCTGGGGATAATCCAGACCTTTACCTATGCCACTGCGGAAGCGCAGCAACGAGGGGCGCTGGTGGAGATCCTCAAACCCTGGCGACCGGCCGCCTATCCGTTTCATGTGGTTTACCCGCAAAACCGCCATGTGACGCAGCGGTTGCGGGTGTTTATTGACTGGCTGATTGCGGTGTTTCCACAACGTCTCAGGGGCGTCTGA
- a CDS encoding MFS transporter, whose translation MSSHQVVGRKRWFVAFVLLLGGFINYLDRASLAVAAPSMMADLHLTNTDIGLMGSVFSLFFAFSQFPAGWLADRFGPRKVYASAASLWGLSTMITGLCTSLPALLGARALLGMTEAPGWPTSAKITSIWFPRKERALASSIWDASSRWGLAFAPPLLVLMSLHFGWGALFYLAGSLGVIFGLIFFCLYRHPEQHQGLGDAEKQYIVAGGGGSVSNIPRGKRVKWRELFRYQSMWGMMLGWFCYIWLFNIFVTFLPLYLMKTQHLSLSSMGVYASIPYLAGIVGAALGGYAVKWLIDQRKVAEPLKAKKVVIMVAALISGATTVAVPFCDSLIGALSMMTVAMFFLSAVSCTCWAIPGDVATNDIVGSVCGIQNFGGFFAGALSPLVTGYIADVTGSYALAFISGGVIAALAGLCYWLLVRKPIEHRDAPVARDTVPVSNL comes from the coding sequence ATGTCATCGCATCAGGTTGTGGGCAGGAAACGTTGGTTTGTTGCTTTTGTGTTACTTTTGGGCGGTTTTATCAACTATCTCGATCGCGCCAGCCTGGCGGTGGCCGCGCCATCGATGATGGCTGACCTGCATCTCACCAACACCGACATTGGGTTAATGGGGTCGGTGTTTTCCCTGTTTTTTGCCTTTAGCCAGTTTCCGGCTGGCTGGCTGGCGGATCGCTTTGGTCCCCGTAAGGTGTATGCTTCGGCAGCCTCCTTGTGGGGACTGTCGACTATGATCACCGGGTTATGCACCAGCCTACCGGCGCTGCTGGGCGCCCGTGCCTTGCTGGGGATGACCGAAGCCCCCGGCTGGCCGACCTCCGCCAAAATCACCTCGATTTGGTTTCCGCGCAAAGAACGGGCGCTGGCAAGTTCCATCTGGGATGCTTCCTCACGGTGGGGACTGGCATTCGCCCCACCGCTGCTGGTGTTGATGAGCCTGCATTTTGGTTGGGGAGCGCTGTTTTATCTGGCGGGTAGCCTTGGGGTAATTTTTGGCCTGATCTTCTTCTGTCTCTATCGCCATCCGGAGCAACATCAGGGGCTTGGTGATGCGGAGAAGCAGTACATTGTCGCTGGTGGCGGTGGCAGCGTCTCCAACATCCCCCGCGGCAAACGCGTGAAATGGCGTGAGTTGTTCCGCTATCAATCGATGTGGGGAATGATGCTTGGCTGGTTTTGCTACATTTGGCTGTTCAATATCTTTGTCACCTTTCTGCCCCTGTATCTGATGAAAACCCAGCATCTCTCCCTGAGCAGCATGGGGGTGTACGCCAGCATTCCTTATCTCGCCGGTATTGTGGGTGCCGCGCTGGGCGGTTATGCGGTGAAATGGCTGATCGATCAGCGCAAAGTGGCCGAACCACTCAAGGCGAAAAAAGTGGTGATTATGGTCGCGGCCTTAATCAGCGGCGCAACCACCGTTGCCGTGCCTTTTTGTGATTCGCTGATCGGCGCACTCAGCATGATGACAGTGGCGATGTTTTTCCTCTCCGCCGTCTCCTGTACCTGCTGGGCGATCCCTGGCGATGTCGCGACCAATGATATTGTCGGTTCCGTATGCGGCATCCAGAACTTCGGCGGCTTCTTTGCCGGCGCGCTTTCACCGTTGGTCACTGGCTATATTGCCGATGTCACCGGTTCTTACGCGCTGGCCTTTATCAGCGGGGGCGTCATCGCGGCCCTGGCCGGGTTGTGTTACTGGCTGCTGGTACGTAAACCGATTGAACATCGCGATGCGCCTGTCGCCCGTGACACCGTGCCGGTCAGCAATCTTTGA
- a CDS encoding SDR family NAD(P)-dependent oxidoreductase, with protein sequence MNASLKGKIALVTGGTSGIGLASAQVLAARGAQVFITGRRQAELDAAVASIGAAATGIRADASVLSDLDAVYAQIAQQAGRLDILFANAGGGDMLPLGSITEEHFDRIFGTNVRGVLFTVQKALPLLSDKASVILTASTTSVKGTAGFSVYSASKAAVRNFARSWALDVKERGIRINVVSPGPIRTPGLGELVSEEQRQGLFDALAAQVPLGRLGEPEEIGKVVAFLASDDSSFINATELFVDGGMAQI encoded by the coding sequence ATGAACGCATCACTGAAAGGTAAAATTGCATTGGTTACCGGTGGCACCAGCGGTATCGGTCTGGCGTCAGCACAAGTCCTGGCAGCACGCGGCGCGCAGGTGTTTATTACCGGACGCCGTCAGGCAGAACTCGATGCCGCCGTCGCCAGCATTGGCGCAGCCGCTACCGGCATTCGCGCTGATGCGTCGGTCCTGAGCGATCTCGACGCCGTATATGCTCAAATCGCCCAACAGGCTGGCCGCCTTGATATCCTGTTCGCCAACGCCGGTGGCGGCGATATGTTGCCGCTCGGCAGCATCACCGAAGAACATTTTGACCGTATCTTTGGCACCAACGTACGTGGCGTATTATTCACCGTACAAAAAGCGCTGCCGTTGCTGAGTGACAAGGCGTCGGTAATTCTTACCGCCTCCACCACCTCGGTGAAAGGCACCGCCGGATTCAGCGTCTACAGTGCCAGCAAAGCCGCAGTGCGTAACTTTGCCCGCTCATGGGCGCTGGATGTGAAAGAACGCGGCATCCGCATCAACGTGGTCAGCCCTGGTCCGATTCGTACCCCAGGGTTAGGTGAACTGGTTAGCGAAGAGCAGCGTCAGGGTTTGTTTGATGCGCTGGCCGCGCAGGTGCCGCTGGGCCGTCTCGGTGAGCCGGAAGAGATTGGTAAGGTAGTGGCGTTTCTGGCCTCCGACGATTCCAGCTTTATTAACGCCACCGAACTGTTTGTTGATGGTGGTATGGCGCAGATTTAG